CccatgtttgctttatttatatgggagaatgtcaaaggttttccatggaatgttctttgccaaataaggtagcgGGTGGGGTGTCTAGTTCCTAATGGGTTACGCCCAACTCCAGAATTACGAGAACTGTCCCATTAGTCGAGTGAGGGCAGAGATCTCACGCCTTGGGCAGTCTACACAAAGGAATGCCAAGATCATTCCCAAGGGAAGACCTAAGTCCCCCATGGCTCAAGTAAAAGACCACTCAAGTAGCTTCACCACTGCAGTAGCTTCACAGGTGGCATCCACAGAGACTCGGCAAGAAGAcaccatctatgaaccaggaagaCACCATCTATGAACCTAGTGGCACCTGCTCTTGGACCTCCCAGCTTCtggaactgtaagaaataaattcatgttgtttATAAACCACTGAGTCAGTGATATTCTGTTATAACAGCCTAAAGGGACCGAGACAGACACCTTGGTTTCTGGTTTGCACCCCTGCATAGATGCAGAGCCCCTCGCTCAGAGGATTCTGCAATAAAGGCAGCAACGGGTATAGGAGATGAGGTTGGCAGGTTGTATTTTACACTTGTTTAGTTCCATGTGCAGAAATATCAAGGAACTGTGTAAACACTCAGGTCTGGAATTCAGAGGTGAAGCCTGAgctaaaaatacaaattctgagAGTCACCCTCATGTAAGTGGTCCCTGGAGCACAGCAAAGATGATCAGAAAAAGACTCAGGACTTGAGCCTCAAGAAATCTAACGTCACGAAGTCTTTGTAAGCTCAAGGTCTGGTTCAGGTTGCCACAGCTTTTTCCTGGCTCTGCCCCACCCTGGGTTGTTTTGCACTGAGTGTCACGGCACTTAGAGCAGCTAGTAGTCACATTGTGAACAAAACAATGCACAGAAAGCACCCATCGTGATATCCACCTCAAGATAACAGCTCGAAAACATCAGCTTATATTGGTAACATCGatgggaaagaagaggaggagctgGCAAGGAAATCGGAAGGAGCAGCCAGGgtggaaaagaaggaaagtcGGAATAGGGAATGCTTTAAGGAGTTGTCCACAGCCCTGATGGTGCAGAGGGGTGGAAAGGATGAAGACTGATAAATGGCCTCAAAATCCGGGAACTTACAGAAGCCACCTTAGTGGAAGTGGTGGGCAGATGCCAGATGGCAGTGGGTCAGAGTGAGAAATGTTTGATCTGCAGCGATTATAGACGACATGTCTGAGACCTGGGCTGACCAGTAGGACGGGATCCAACGAGAGGGAAGCAGGGCCACAGAGTGTGCTGCATGAAGAGGCTCCAGCAGAGACACACCACTGCTCTCCTACAGAATGGCTGCCTGGGGAGGTAGCGAGGTCCTTGTCACCAGCACTCTTCACAAAGAAACTGGATGGCTATTTGGTGAAGTGTGAACCAAGAGGCTGATAACTTCCAAACCTGTGACTTAGTCAAAGGGGCCACAGAACCAAAGGGACAAAGGGTATGCCAGCAGGAAAAATCAGCTGGTGTGGACTGGATTGTGCAGAGAGACTGCACAGCCCTCTGCAAGTGCTTAGGGCACGTGCTCAATGTGCACAACTGAAATGATCAGCAGCACTTTGTGACTATAGTTTGTGAACCCGGCAGAGGACTAGGTGAGATGCTATAACAAGTGGATCCCAATTTCATGCTTGGCTGCAGTGCCCACTGTCTAAAAGTTTATAAAACTTTGCCCATTCCCACTACACAGGCTTCAAAGTCATATAAGTAATTTCCCAGCCTCTCAGGCAATGCCAGGTTTGCTAGGAGAGCAAAAACCAGGGCTGATGTCTagaaatttctgattttaatgcCTAGTAACCAATGTTTACCTTCTAAGAATTTGCTGTCTGTTATCTTTGAgggtattcatttattcacttaccTGAGAAAGCTgcgatttaattttaaaacagaaaaaaagtcttCCATATTCAAATCAGCAACacatttttgaaaagcaaagaggacaagacaaaaatattaacaaatgtaaGCCATGTCCAGTATGAGCATATTTAAATACTGTAACATTAGGAGTTGCCTACTATTAATTGGATAGATCAGTCAACTTTACATCTTCCCTTTTTGATGTCTGAGCAACACAGAACGGTAGGAACAGACCAAGCGCTCCTTCTAGAATCGGCAGCGTGACTCCTGGATCTGTAGCCAGAAAATGATAACTGTATTTTTAactctgtgcctgtgtgtgtgtttgtgcgcgcctgtgtgtatgtttatattttggtATAGGGAggttatgaaaaattttataaattaaaaaaggtccaagccaggtatggtggcacacacgtaatctcagtagctcaggaggctgaggcaggaggatcatgaattcagagccagcctcagcaatttagcaagaccctgagaaactcagcaagaacttgtctctaaataaaatataaaaagagctggggctatggctcagtggttaagcaacactgggttcaatccctggtactaaaaacatacacacaagacaaacaaacaaaaaacccaattgCTACAATGCCTCTACAGTCTGATGATGCTCATCCTTTGGACTTTGCTCCCAGCTCATTTATACCCGCTCTGCTTGCTTTCTTTTACCTCCTCCTTCCCTAATCTCCACACCTTTTTAATGAAAGTGCCCTATTTCACAGATGCTTTTCCTGCCTCTAAAATCTTGTCCTCTAGTAAACACTTCACTAAATCCTCCATCTCTTGTGAAGACAATTTCAGATTGGTCCCCAATAAAGTGATattacttttcctcttttttttttttttgaacattagCATGTTTTCCTGTAACTATAATAGTCTGTATCAAGTAGGAATATGTTTGGCTGCGACTAATTGAAAATTTTGTTCCATCTGTGGTTAAATCATAGAGATAGGTATTATCTCACTGAAACAGTAATCTGGAGGTAAGTGGTTCCAGGGTTCTTTCAGGGGCTTTCTGTCATTATCTAGGACCAAGATACTTTCCACATTCCCATGCCCTCATCGGTAGCATATTGTCTTTTATTCATATGCCTGTGGCCTCCCTGTTGCAATACACTTCACTATTGCAATAAGGCTGCTGCAACACCAGAGATTACATACTAACACTGTGATTAAATGCAAGAATCAAGCATGTAGCAAAAGATGTTTTTCTCTCTGCCCCTATTTAGGAAGCATTTCCTTAAGTCTTCCTTACCGCCCCATGGGCCATTACTATACAAGGAAAATTATGAAAATCTCTCTTTTTCAGCCTCTAGTTAAACTCAATCTCCTCTTTTgtataaatcaaatgaaatcgTGTTCTATTTATTGTACCTCCAATAGCTCTTTGCAGCCATCTAACTCTGTTCACCCCCTACTGCCACCACTGTCTCTCAGCCATCACACATGAACTATTCCAACAGTTCCTAACTGGGCTCCCTGTAGCCCCATCTCTGCCTGCTCCATTTGCTCTTTACACCCAACTACCATGATGTGTTCATGCAAATCTCATAATGTGGCCCCCTCTTTAGTGGGTATTGATCTGAATGGTCTGATCACACTCAGCTTTCAAGCCTCATCTCCCAGCTTTCTTAGCACTCAGATCACGCTTGCCTGCTCTCTGCCCCTCAagaatcctcatgcctcagcacTCAGATCACACTTGCCCTGCTCTCTGCCCCTCAAGAATCCTCATGCCTCGAGCCTTCTGCAAATGCTCACTCTTCCCTACCACAGTTCATTTCTCCTAGCTTCATGCCTCCATTTAAATGTCTTCACTATAAGCAAGggctatttcttttctctctttaaaaaaatatttttagttgtagatggacacaatacctttatttatatgtggtgctgaggatcgaaccaggtcccttacatgtgctaggcaaagactctaccactgagctacaaccccagccctggaagggTTATTTCTATAAAAACGTCTATACCTAGACTGCAAATTACTTGAGTTAGGCATTACGTCTTTCACTACTTTTGTATTGCAGAAAGTGCTCAGAACAAAGATAGTCATCCTTCAGTTGCTCCATACCCAGTCCTTCAGAGGAGTTATGCTTGCATGTATATGAGCACAGGAACATCAAAACAGGTCTTGGAAAAGGGAGAGCATCCTGCAAGAAGCAAGCTGAATCTCTGCTTTTATTGGCAAAAATGTCCTATGTCAATACCTTCTGTTAAACTAACAAAAAGCGTTCATACGTGACCAGGAGCCAAAGCACCTCATGGGTTCCTAGCCGGCTCCGCCACGCATCAGCGGGCAACTCTGAGCAACCTTTTAACCTTCGCATGCTGGGGTTTCCTTGCgcaaatgaggataataatagaaCCTACCTCCTAGGTACGTGTGAGACATAAATGAGTGCTTGGAACAGCACCCGATTCTCAACAGCAAGCTGGTTAATAATGTTATAGCCTTTTAACTAAGGGCGCCTGAAATTCCCCAACATTTTGCCCAAGTGTGAATCAGCCCCCTGTGAGTCACAAAACTTGGGATTCCCGGACCCAGGGAGCGGTGGACATAGGCGGGGTAGAAATCTGGGTAGGGGCAAAGGGAGAGCTGTCGCAGCATTTATTCAGAAGAGCCCACCTCCAGTCTCGGTCTCCTGTTCTCAAGCCTCCACCATTTATTACCAAGTAGGAGTGGGTCCAGCAAGCGGCGCAGCACAGCTTTTCTCCAATCAGACTCCACAAGGGTGGCGCCACGTCTGCGACCAGATCCAATCTCGTCCCCTGAAGGGCGGGAACGCGAAGTGCCTACCTGCACCTGTGGCAGCGGTGACCGCCTCCTGTTTTTCCCCCCTCCCGCTGCCGCTGGGTTCTGGTTTCTCCAATCACTTGGCGAATAACCAGCAGGTGGGCAGATGTCTTTTCGCGTTCCTACCGAAGCGAAGCGTAGGAAGGCTTAATGCGCCAGAGCGAGCAGCTGGCGTCCCACCTCTGGGCGCTTCCCGAGCGGTTCTATCCGGGAAGAGGGACTTGCCTTAGAATGTAAAGCTACTGAATCAGGCGAGGCTGCTGGGTTCTTCACCTGGGGCAAAGAATCCCACAGTTCCTCGGACCGACTGAGCCCGGAGCTGCCTCCGCACTGCTCAGAAGTTGGAGGTGCCAGAGACCAGCAGCAGCACTTAGTTAAGCTTCGCTGCAGGGATTGTTTGGTTCGGTTTCCAGCAACGGAATCCCTACAAGACCACGCGAAGGGACACCACGCCCCAACTTCAGGTACCCCCCGAGCGTGTCCCCTTAGTGCTCTCGGTCGTGAGTGCTGAGCGGGCCCGCGGTGTCCTGGAACCAAGCAGGTGAGCTACCGGGGTGGTTCTGCGTCCGCCCAGACAGAACCGGGAGGCGCGGTATCACCCTGGGGTGCTGCCCCGCGCCGCCTAGTCCCTCACCTCTTGGAACCGAAAGGGAAGTTGTGAGCTGAGAGAGTTCAAGAACTGCACTCTTCAGACCTTTGAGTAATTTGCAGTTTTTTTCCTTGCACAATTTACACAATGCCTTTCGTGCACACAAAGTTTATAGTTCTGGAAATTCTGTAGAATAAAGTGTGGAGGACAGCAAGCTGCACCGGGACCGCCCACCACCACCATTAGTAAATAACCTGGAGGAGGGGGTGCTTTTCTGATCTGCAAAGTTGTAGAGAGTGGGATGTTTGCAGACCCTACTGCCAATTGTGCTTGAGGGCGTGGGTGCCTTTTGTACCGAAGGAACTTTTGGCcgttttttcttattgttttcaaAGTCCCAGCCCAAGTGTGCCCTGGGGGCATCCTGGGGAGAAGCTGGTGCCATGGTTTGGGGGAGCATCCAAGGCCGCTGGATCGCCTTCCACAGGCTTTGGGACTTCCTCTCCCTGTAGTTCCGGGAGGAGAACTACTAAAAACAAACACTGCTGAAGTTTCTCTCCTGCTCACTGGCAAATCCCAAGAGTGCGAGTGCTGGGAGCGTGGGCTGAGACCTAGCGGAGCAGAAACCGGGAAATGAGCCGCGGCTCAAGCGAATCCCACGCATTCATGGTAGTAGTGCTGGATAGACAGTGTAACAGAAAGTGGGCAGAGAATTTGAGCTTCCAATATTAACACCTAAGTGTTAATAAGCAGCCTTTTTGCTCCGCAGAGGGGCTATTAAAAgcctggagaaaaagaaaatcgtTTTGGAGTTCGTAGTTGAGCGCTCTCTCCTTTGGAGGATGGAATTGCgcaagaaaaagaacagaaacctTTAATTCGTAACTAAAATTCTCCAAGATGAGTTGATAGTACAGACAGACAACTTGGTGCATAATTGATACAGCACtaaaggaaaagggggaaaggaCGTTTGCCTCTTGACCTCATCACAGCTGTAGGCGGGAGCGACTTTTGTGAAAACGCTACATTGGTCACTGGGGAATAAAAGGAAGAGTAGGATGGCAGTTTTCACGGGAAGTTAGTCTAGACGTGCTTCTCTGAAAGTCACAAGGCAGAAGCGGTTAAAAGCCGAGTTTAAAAGAAGCAGAACAAAAAAACAGTATGAGCTTGTCCCTTTTCCTTACTGGGTATAAATTCCCCGTAATATCACATCGAAAAAGATCCTGGATTGCGAGTGTCTAGGGGAAATCCTTTGGGGGGAATTTGGGTCTATTTGATCGTGGTCTAAAGCTCATTATTCAACTCTAGCCTCCTACTCTTGGTTCCGAGCGTCCTCCTCCCAGGTGCTCCTAGGAAGAGAGGTCATTCTAGCCAAGGTGGATCGTTTATGGGCGTCCATCTACAGTCAGACAGTGTGGACAGGACAGAACATTTTCCCTCTGGAGCCGGCTTGATCCAGATGGCTGGATGTGCCCGGGTGCCCTTCACATGGTAGCCACTGAGCTCTCCCAGGAGACAAAGGTTGAGGCCAGAGCTCAAGGATCTGCCCAGAGATCTGGTAGTGGCGCCCTGGAGGTCAGTAGTCCGCCGGCACTGTAGGGGGTGCGGCGGCGGTGCCTCATGGGGGCCACGTGGCTCCGAACTTGGGGAGCTCAGATCTCGCTGGGTCCCAGGTGGAGtgcaggagaagaaaggaaattgggGGCACTTATGACTTAGACCAACCCATTAACCAAGTTGTGTTTTCTTCCCCAGTATAGGGATTGCCTCGGCTTCCATCCCGCAGCCCGCATAGAAGCCTGGGAAAGAGGTGGGGAGAGACCTTCGGGAGTGAGGGCCGCTGCAGTTGAAGCCCTTCCCCACGAGGGGCGCCCCAGTCCCCGGCTGGCGGACCATGGCCGACAGCGGTGGCACCGGCAGCTCTGGGCCCTGGTGGAAATCGCTAACCAACAGcaagaagaaaagcaaggaagCCACGGTGGGGGCACAGCCTCTGGCCCAGCCAGACCCCGAGGAGCCCAACCCGCCCAGCCCAGAATGGACTAGCAGCTCCCAAGAGAACCAGCACCCCAATGTCCTTGCGGGCGCCAGCGAGTCCCCCAAGCCAGACAAATTGTGTGGGGAGAAATCTGGCAACAGCCGCCGCAATTTGAAGATCTCAAGATCTGGCCGCTTTAAGGAGAAGAGGAAAGTGCGTGCCACGCTGCTTCCAGAGGGAGACAGGTCCCCAGAGGAGGCGGACTTCCCTGATGATGCCCAGGAGGACAAGCAATAGCTGGAGTGAGCACTCTAAGGCTTATCTCTTTTCCCACAATAATCCCAGAACCCAGTTCCATACCTGAGAATTCTGACCCAGCCCCCTATTTGGTGTCTCACCCCACCATATTCATAATATTCACCCGAGGCctccaagattttatttttctggaaattgAAGTGTCAATTGAGTTCTCAATATTTCATGACTCAAAGATGCATTAAGTATTTATTTGTGGTAAGAGAAGATACATGCCTCTGAAGAAGTtggcataattattattttttccccaaggaGCTGTTTTGGGGCATTTGCCCTTGTTCTTGTCATCTATGGGAGTGAGAGTGACGGAGCGGGCCTTCTTTCAGAGAAAGTAGCTGAACTTGAACTCTGCAGCCCTCAAATGAGGAAGGCTGCTCTTATTGAAGATTCTGAAGACTTTCTCGGGAACATCAGATCTCAGTGCTGTTTTTAATGCCTGAGAAATGCACTTCAGGGATACTTCCATAGACTTACACCTTAAGtgaaggggtggggagggaagaagcaGTAAGTAGAAACATTTCAAAGTGAGGCAGTATTGCTTCAAAAATAGAACTACAAAACCGAACAGCATATTTTAGTGTGGATTATTAAAATTGTTGTACTGTAAGACTTAAGGTgacttctgtaattttttttccattccaagaCAGAAATTCATCATACTTAAAAGCAGGCATGCAAAGTCCGGGGTGACAGAGTTAATCATTTGCCACACAACATAGCAGCTACTGAAGGAAAGCTGCAGGGAAGAGAACTTTTCCAGAAACTAGCAACATCTGAACTGGAACCAGTTAGCCAGATATTCCAATTTACTAACCACATTCAAGGAAGGGAGGTATCAGTTCATTATTCCTCAATTCTCCTTTTACTTCAGTGCATTTTCATAGAGTAAATCCAAATATATCCTTTTCAGTATTCACTGTTACCTTACCAACAATTTTCTGAAAGTGTTTAAACAAATGGactaaattcattcatttgtgcAAAGCTGCTTCCCGCCCCCGCCCCAATCCTTTCCCTTCTAAAGCTTATTTCTTTAAAGTCTGTCTTTATCTAATTTCAAAGTCTTTAGATCTATCAACCtaaatattcttattaaaatctGCAGGTTTGCTTTTATTATGAACTTCAAAAAGAAGGGTAAATGAATAGGACTTTCTTTCAGCAAATTACAGGACAGTTATTTTAGTTGTTAAGAAGCACCAAGATCTTTTCCCACTACaatttggttcatttttaaacACCCAGAAATGCATACCAAAGAAATTACATTGATcaagtttttgtcattttagaCAATGACCAGCTGCTCACTTTGTATATATAGGGAAGCTGGATTTTGTTTCTGTCCAATTAATAATTTATGAAATAGCTAAACATGTTGATTGTTCTAGGGAATTtaacaaagaaatttgatgaggattgctaaaagaaatttaaattaatgacTCAATATTCAGTATCAGAATAATAGAGTTAACCATTTGATATGAGAGTTTACACATACCAAAGAACTTAACTCTGGAGGAAATTGTTTACCTGGAGATTATAAATAccttatattaaaagaaaaagcatgtgggagtgttttgttttgtggtggttTTGTGCCTGTGTGTTTCTTAAGCATAAcgacttttttttattattgcacaTTTAGAACCCAAATGTATGTGGCCAAATTCACCTCTAGGTGGAATTTCTGGATGAGGAAGActttacattaattttaaattggtCTATTGCCCTGAGATTCTGATGAATGAGAACTTGCAGTAGACAAGCAGTTGGTGAAGGAAGGGATTGTGGGCAGGGAGAGAAGGCAGCAGATGTCAAATAAGAATCTGGAAAACCTTGATaaggtattttaattttgttccattGAAAATTAGAGTAGGTAACTATCCAAAATGTTCTCTCCCTCTTCAGGAAGGCCAATAGATTAGTACAGTACCTTTGTATAAAATGAAGTCTGCAATTGTCTGATTTAAAATCTTACACTAACTCTTTAATCtacaattttattgtttaaatttttttttcttcaaaattcctCTAAATCCACAAAACATTGGCATTTTCCCAGCTTCCGTGTCTAGTTTTGGATCCCATCCAAGTCTCCAGTTGCTGCAGGTATCCAATGGCAGACACAGAATAGTGGAACTTATTAACATGACATCTTTACCCCACTGCTCTGAAAGAAAACTATGCTAATGGAAGTTATGACAGTGAATGCAATTCACAATCTGCCATTGAGGTTTGTAATTACATCGTTTTAAAACAGTCCTAAATTATGCAGTGGGAAGAATACACTGATTTAATCCCAATTCAGTGAAGTGGGAAACCAAGAGAAATTGGTGGGataaaaagataatataatttGAATAAGTGTCTTGCAGGGGATTTATGTGCTTTACAGACAATTAATTCCATTCTCATAATGATTATAAATTCTTAAAGCTTTTAAACTTTGAGATAATTTATAGTAcgtaaaaagaaaatgtggctgAGTTAAAATCAGAATTCATTAGTgtagagaattttattttctttaaacccatttacaaatgaaattttactcacAGATTTGGAAAACATTAGAGGGATTTC
This genomic interval from Marmota flaviventris isolate mMarFla1 chromosome 1, mMarFla1.hap1, whole genome shotgun sequence contains the following:
- the Prr15 gene encoding proline-rich protein 15, with amino-acid sequence MADSGGTGSSGPWWKSLTNSKKKSKEATVGAQPLAQPDPEEPNPPSPEWTSSSQENQHPNVLAGASESPKPDKLCGEKSGNSRRNLKISRSGRFKEKRKVRATLLPEGDRSPEEADFPDDAQEDKQ